The following coding sequences are from one Arthrobacter sp. PvP023 window:
- the disA gene encoding DNA integrity scanning diadenylate cyclase DisA produces the protein MARSPEDSLKATLGRVAPGTALRDGLERILRGRTGALIVLGSDRTIESICSGGFDIGIDFSPTRLRELAKMDGAIICDKDAGNILRAAVQLVPDSSIETQESGTRHRTAERVAIQTGVPVISVSQSMQIIALYVNGLRHVLEGSEKVLARANQALATLERYRSRLDQVTSSLSALEIEAMVTVRDVAVTLQRQEMVRRISEEISQYVLELGEDGRLLSLQLDELTVGRGPGSDVIIRDYAGPNASPEDIEGAVSALLGLGPTELIDLSRIAGIIGFAGGVETLDAVVQPRGYRLLSGLKAVPKAVADRLVDHFGGLQYLMAATIDDLMTVDGIGDQRARTVREGLSRMAEASLLDRFL, from the coding sequence ATGGCTCGGAGCCCTGAAGATTCGCTTAAGGCGACTCTGGGCAGAGTGGCTCCAGGCACCGCTCTGCGCGATGGCCTGGAACGCATCCTCCGCGGGCGCACCGGCGCATTGATCGTTCTGGGCTCGGACCGCACCATTGAATCCATCTGTTCCGGCGGATTCGATATCGGGATCGACTTCTCCCCCACCAGGCTTCGCGAACTCGCCAAAATGGACGGCGCCATCATCTGCGACAAGGACGCCGGCAACATCCTCCGGGCCGCTGTGCAGCTGGTTCCGGATTCGAGCATCGAAACCCAGGAATCCGGAACCAGGCACCGGACGGCCGAGCGCGTCGCCATCCAGACCGGCGTCCCCGTGATCTCAGTCAGCCAGTCCATGCAGATCATCGCCCTCTACGTGAACGGCCTGCGGCACGTCCTGGAAGGCTCCGAGAAGGTCCTTGCCCGCGCCAACCAGGCGCTGGCCACCCTGGAACGCTACCGCTCCCGCCTGGACCAGGTCACCAGCTCCCTTTCCGCGCTGGAAATCGAAGCCATGGTGACAGTCCGGGACGTCGCGGTGACGTTGCAGCGCCAGGAAATGGTGCGCCGGATCTCCGAGGAAATCTCCCAGTACGTCTTGGAGCTCGGCGAGGACGGACGGCTGCTTTCGCTGCAGCTGGATGAACTCACGGTAGGCCGGGGACCCGGCAGCGATGTGATCATCCGCGATTACGCCGGACCCAACGCGTCGCCGGAGGACATCGAGGGCGCCGTCAGTGCCCTGCTGGGCCTCGGCCCCACCGAGCTGATCGACCTGAGCAGGATTGCCGGCATTATCGGCTTCGCGGGCGGCGTGGAGACCCTCGACGCCGTGGTGCAGCCGCGCGGATACCGGCTCCTCTCCGGCCTGAAGGCGGTGCCCAAGGCCGTGGCGGACAGGCTCGTTGACCACTTCGGCGGCCTCCAGTACCTGATGGCGGCCACCATCGATGACCTCATGACCGTGGACGGCATCGGCGACCAGCGCGCCCGCACGGTTCGGGAAGGACTGAGCCGGATGGCCGAGGCGAGCCTGCTGGACCGGTTCCTCTAG
- a CDS encoding peptide chain release factor 3, giving the protein MSQEVLSPARVQEIHKQAARRRTFAVISHPDAGKSTLTEALALHAKVIGTAGASSGKANRKETVSDWMQMEKDRGISISSAALQFAYRDTVINLLDTPGHADFSEDTYRVLAAVDCAVMLVDAAKGLETQTMKLFEVCKQRNLPIITVINKWDRPGLDALALMDEITDRTGLQPMPLTWAVGISGDFRGVWDLRNDRFARFQRNNAGANIALTEYFTPEEAAVNQGDDWSNAVDEAGLVIESNLEFDVDAFHAGKATPILFSSAALNFGVKEILDALVDFAPPAAPRPDVDGEPRAVDAPFAGFVFKVQAGMNKAHRDHVAFIRVCSGVFERGMVVTQTRTGKSFATKYAQQVFGREREVIDEAFPGDVVGLVNASSLRVGDSLFLDEPVEFPAIPLFAPEHFQVARSKDPSRFKQFRRGIEQLEHEGVIQVLRSDIRGDQAPVLAAVGPMQFEVVEDRMAHDFSAPMRLERLPYSMARISTADAMPALANVPGAEVLLRSDGEYLALFNDIWALRRIEKNHPDLTLVPIGTHNPAK; this is encoded by the coding sequence GTGTCTCAAGAAGTCCTTAGCCCCGCCCGAGTCCAGGAGATTCACAAGCAGGCGGCCCGGCGTCGGACTTTCGCGGTCATTTCCCACCCTGACGCCGGCAAGTCAACGCTCACTGAGGCGCTGGCCCTGCACGCGAAGGTGATCGGCACCGCCGGCGCGTCCAGCGGCAAGGCCAACCGCAAGGAAACGGTCTCGGACTGGATGCAGATGGAAAAGGACCGCGGCATCTCCATCAGTTCCGCAGCCCTGCAGTTCGCCTACCGGGACACCGTGATCAACCTCCTGGACACCCCCGGCCACGCCGACTTCTCCGAGGACACCTACCGCGTCCTGGCCGCCGTTGACTGCGCAGTCATGCTGGTTGACGCGGCCAAAGGCCTGGAAACGCAGACCATGAAGCTCTTCGAGGTCTGCAAGCAGCGCAACCTGCCCATCATCACGGTGATCAACAAGTGGGACCGCCCCGGCCTGGATGCGCTGGCCCTCATGGACGAAATCACCGACCGTACGGGGCTCCAGCCCATGCCGCTGACCTGGGCCGTGGGTATCTCGGGCGACTTCCGCGGCGTGTGGGACCTCCGCAACGACCGCTTCGCCCGGTTCCAGCGCAACAATGCCGGCGCCAACATCGCGCTCACTGAGTACTTCACCCCCGAGGAAGCCGCCGTCAACCAGGGCGACGACTGGTCCAATGCCGTGGACGAAGCCGGGCTGGTCATCGAATCCAACCTGGAGTTCGACGTCGACGCCTTCCACGCAGGCAAGGCCACTCCCATCCTCTTCAGCTCCGCGGCCCTTAACTTCGGCGTCAAGGAAATCCTGGACGCCCTGGTGGATTTCGCGCCGCCGGCCGCGCCCCGTCCCGACGTCGACGGCGAACCCCGTGCGGTGGATGCGCCGTTCGCGGGCTTCGTCTTCAAGGTCCAGGCCGGCATGAACAAGGCCCACCGCGACCACGTCGCCTTTATCCGCGTTTGCTCCGGCGTGTTCGAGCGCGGCATGGTGGTCACCCAGACCCGCACCGGAAAGTCGTTCGCCACCAAGTACGCCCAGCAGGTGTTCGGCCGTGAGCGCGAGGTCATTGACGAAGCCTTCCCCGGCGACGTCGTCGGCCTGGTCAACGCTTCGTCCCTCCGGGTGGGGGACAGCCTGTTCCTGGACGAACCCGTGGAGTTCCCCGCGATCCCGCTGTTCGCACCGGAGCACTTCCAGGTTGCACGCTCCAAGGACCCCAGCCGCTTCAAGCAGTTCCGCCGCGGCATCGAGCAGCTTGAGCACGAGGGCGTTATCCAGGTGCTCCGCTCCGACATCCGAGGCGACCAGGCGCCGGTGCTCGCCGCCGTCGGCCCCATGCAGTTCGAAGTGGTGGAGGACCGCATGGCGCATGACTTCAGCGCGCCGATGCGCCTGGAGCGGCTCCCGTACTCGATGGCAAGGATTTCGACGGCGGACGCCATGCCCGCGCTCGCCAACGTGCCGGGCGCCGAGGTGCTGCTGCGCTCCGACGGCGAATACCTGGCCCTCTTCAACGACATTTGGGCGCTGCGCCGGATCGAGAAGAACCACCCGGACCTGACCCTGGTGCCGATCGGCACACACAACCCCGCCAAATAG
- a CDS encoding exo-alpha-sialidase: MTSHLFSSADGIQLARPDVEHVLAERGRGGYRQYRIPAMAVTARGTLLAAYDGRPNLDDLPSPIDLLLRRSGDSGRSWQAQQVVRTGVGLEGYGDPSLLVDAGTGRIFMFHAAGTRAGFFEAAEGAGNDDDVQHCDVSYSDDDGLTWRHRRLTAQLKLAAGRDRGITGIFAAAGQGIQIHAGPFAGRLVQQYVVLVQGEILAASAYSDDHGETWSLGELIGPSAAGGQAGAPTGGGVAPNENKVVCLSDGRLLLHSRATPRRLSAISRDGGHSWGPLTAVADLPDPGDNGSVARFDGLPLPPGHATAETDAWLLATNNHDTALRRNTVLSLSRDNGASWPAKLAICPGSSAYSTAARLPDGNIGVLYERQGYREIVFCSIPAAQLTDAAAPRQGTRRATREDSGEPAGQPAGPASGQPAGPAAGMVFDMELRSVTPGRPEVWQNAGEFHVMAADAGEWDVHTWKEIGQGYSAESAQVIGTREAQDLNYGPVIPGYKAGDILAFTGRARNSGREVLAGVRLTGPGAEEFGPADLQPGEESLYFTPVCTVTARDVERGSLDVRYGVEWTAGGVNRRLERRFTFNMADGSVRVGPV, translated from the coding sequence ATGACATCCCACCTCTTTTCTTCAGCCGATGGCATTCAGTTGGCGCGCCCCGACGTTGAGCACGTGCTGGCGGAGCGCGGCAGGGGCGGCTACCGGCAGTACAGGATTCCAGCGATGGCTGTGACTGCCCGCGGCACCCTGCTCGCCGCATACGACGGACGACCCAACCTTGATGATCTTCCCAGCCCGATTGATCTTCTGCTACGGCGCAGTGGTGACAGCGGGCGCTCCTGGCAGGCTCAGCAAGTGGTGCGCACCGGCGTCGGGCTTGAGGGGTACGGGGATCCAAGCCTGCTGGTGGACGCCGGGACGGGCCGGATCTTTATGTTCCACGCGGCAGGCACCCGCGCCGGTTTCTTCGAAGCCGCCGAAGGTGCGGGGAACGACGACGACGTCCAGCACTGCGACGTCAGCTACTCCGACGACGACGGGCTGACCTGGCGGCACCGGCGGCTCACGGCCCAGCTCAAGCTCGCAGCCGGCCGCGACCGCGGAATTACCGGAATCTTCGCGGCGGCGGGGCAGGGCATCCAAATCCATGCCGGACCGTTCGCCGGGAGACTCGTCCAGCAGTACGTGGTGCTGGTGCAGGGGGAGATTTTGGCGGCGTCCGCCTACAGCGACGACCACGGCGAAACCTGGTCGCTGGGGGAGCTCATCGGCCCTTCGGCGGCCGGCGGGCAGGCGGGCGCGCCGACAGGAGGCGGGGTGGCGCCCAACGAGAACAAGGTTGTCTGCCTCAGCGACGGCAGGCTCCTGCTGCACAGCCGCGCCACTCCCCGCCGGCTATCAGCGATCTCCCGCGACGGCGGGCACAGCTGGGGTCCGCTGACCGCCGTTGCGGACCTCCCCGATCCCGGCGACAACGGCTCCGTGGCCCGTTTTGACGGGCTGCCGCTTCCCCCGGGCCATGCCACCGCGGAAACGGACGCATGGTTGCTTGCAACCAACAACCACGACACCGCGTTGCGCCGCAACACCGTGCTCAGCCTCTCCCGGGACAATGGAGCAAGTTGGCCGGCGAAGCTCGCCATTTGCCCGGGCAGCTCGGCGTATTCAACGGCGGCCAGGCTGCCCGACGGGAACATCGGAGTCCTCTACGAGCGCCAGGGCTACCGCGAAATTGTGTTCTGCTCCATTCCGGCAGCCCAGCTCACGGATGCCGCCGCGCCCCGTCAGGGCACCCGCCGTGCCACCCGTGAGGACTCCGGTGAGCCAGCCGGGCAGCCTGCCGGACCGGCCTCCGGCCAGCCTGCCGGACCCGCAGCAGGGATGGTGTTCGACATGGAACTCCGCTCTGTCACGCCCGGCCGTCCGGAGGTCTGGCAAAACGCCGGCGAATTCCACGTGATGGCCGCCGATGCGGGCGAGTGGGACGTCCACACATGGAAGGAGATCGGCCAAGGATACTCGGCTGAATCAGCCCAGGTGATCGGAACGCGCGAGGCGCAGGACCTGAACTACGGGCCGGTCATCCCCGGCTACAAGGCGGGGGACATCCTTGCCTTCACCGGACGGGCGCGCAACAGTGGCCGGGAGGTGCTGGCCGGCGTGCGGCTGACGGGTCCGGGGGCGGAAGAGTTCGGTCCGGCAGACCTGCAGCCCGGCGAGGAATCGCTGTATTTCACCCCTGTCTGCACGGTGACGGCGCGGGACGTGGAACGCGGCTCGCTCGACGTCAGGTACGGGGTGGAGTGGACGGCGGGCGGCGTGAACCGGCGGCTTGAGCGCCGGTTCACGTTCAACATGGCCGACGGCAGCGTGCGCGTTGGTCCGGTGTAA